The Euphorbia lathyris chromosome 3, ddEupLath1.1, whole genome shotgun sequence genome contains a region encoding:
- the LOC136222159 gene encoding uncharacterized protein: protein MDELTSSLQDGIPWCMLFADDIVLVDETKEGVEMKLELWRQTLESRGFKLSRSKTEYLECKFSGRRSREAGTITLDERVVQASDCFRYLGSIIQTDGEVDGDVAHRIKAGWSKWKSATGFLCDPGMPNRLKGKFYRTAIRPALLYGTECWAVKHCHIHKMSVAEMRMLRWMCGHTRKDRVRNEIIRTKVGVTSIENKMRENRLRWFGHVRRRALDAPVRRTEEWQRDVVVRGRGRPKQTWRRVIESDMSLLGIEENMVVDRGSDTT, encoded by the coding sequence atggatgaactaacaagttcacttcaagatggtataccatggtgcatgctgtttgcagatgatattgtgttggttgatgagacgaaagaaggagtggagatgaagttggaactatggaggcaaactctagaatctagaggctttaagttgagtcgaagtaagacagaatatttggagtgtaagtttagcggccgtaggagtagggaggcagggacaatcaccctagatgagagagttgttcaggcctcggattgcttccggtatttaggatctattatccaaacggatggagaagtagatggagatgttgctcataggattaaagctggttggtcgaagtggaagagtgctacgggtttcctttgtgatcccggcatgcctaatagattgaagggaaaattctaccggacggcaattagaccagcattgttatatggtacggagtgttgggcagtgaaacactgccacatccataagatgtcggtggcggagatgcgtatgttgagatggatgtgtggtcacacgagaaaggaccgggtgcgtaatgaaataattaggacaaaagtaggggtcacatctattgagaataaaatgagagaaaaccgactaaggtggtttggccatgtgagacgtagagcgcttgatgcgccggttaggagaaccgaagagtggcaaagggatgtagtggtgaggggtaggggaagacctaagcaaacttggaggagggtgatcgagagtgatatgagtttattgggaattgaggaaaatatggtagtggatagagGGAgcgacacgacttga